ATTGAAGCTCTGTTATTTTCATGGGGATAAACAGCAACAGAAAAGGTTAAATCTGAATCATCAGGACAATTACCATTAGCATTAAAAATGGTATTGCCTTCATAACATCTCCAGCCATAATTAGCACCGGAAAGGCTGAACGGTACTTTGTTAATTTCCTCAAAAGCATTTTGACCTACATCAGCGATCCAAAGGTCGCCCGTCGTACTGTCAAAAGAAAATTTCCACGGATTTCTGAGTCCATAACCCCATATTTCACTACGTTTAGTATCATCTCCTGCAAATGGATTCCCGTCAGGTATAGCGTAAGGTAAAGTTCCATTTACATCAATGCGTAAAATACTACCATATAAGGAAGAGGTATCCTGAGAACGGTTACCAGGATCACCACTATCCCCACCATCTCCCAATCCTATATACAAAAAACCATCTGGACCAAAGGAGAGACAACCTCCGTTGTGGTTAGAAAATGGTTGGGTAAGATTAAGCATTTCCAACTCGCTACCTGCGTTAGCCGCACTCACATCAGATGTATTTACGCTAAAGCGGGAAATTTGAGTATTCCCGTCAAGATCTGTATAATTGACATAAAATAGACCATTTTCGGCATAATTTGGATGAAAAACCAGACCTAATAGTCCGCGTTCACCTCCCATACTTATACGATCGCTAATGTCAAGAAAAGGAGAGGCGTTTACACTTCCATCGGATTGGATAATTTTAATGAGTCCACCTTGCTCAACCACAAACAGGCGGTCGTCGCCCGCATTTTGAATATTGAGGGGTCTATTAAAACCAGTAGCAAAAGGTACAATACCTACGTCCTGAGAATAAAGGATAGCGCAAAAGAGAAAGAGAAAAAAAGAGTGTAGTAATTTTTTCATAGGACATCATTTAAATGCCCTGAAAGATAGATTATTGTATATACTTATCCTATAGCCTATTAGCGATTTTTGTGGTTGCTTCGTCCAGCATTTGATACACATTTTCAAAACCCTGTTCACCGCCCGTATAAGGATCTGGAACATCAACCTGTTCGGCTGGAAAAAGCTCATCAAGTATAAGTTTTACTTTATCGCGCTGTTCTTGATTATCAGCCATACGTATCACATTTGTATAATTGGATTGATCCATAACAAATATGTGATCGTACTGTTCAAAAAGGGATGGCTTAAACTGCATTCCACGTTGCGCAGAGATATCTAAATTGTGTGCCTTCGCTACTTTTACGCTACGAGGATCTGGAGGGTTTCCTACATGCCAGTGACCAGTACCTGCGGAATCAACTATAAAATTTTCAGTATCAAGTTTTGACTTCAGCAAACCTTCTGCCAGCGGTGATCTGCAGATATTGCCCAGACAAACCATAAGTATCTTAGTTTTCATAGGTTTGGGTAAAAAGATGGTTAATTGTATCGTATTTGAGAGATATAGTTAGTAAACTAATCTACACATACGATACATTTTAAAAAGATTACAAGGTGAAATTTACAATTTTAGGAAGTCAGTTTTTTATTCAAATCTTCAACATATTTCTTGAACTGCTTATCTGTAGTAGATAGATTATCTACCGTTTTGCATGCATGTAAAACGGTTGCGTGGTCACGCTGACCTATTTGAGAACCTATACTTGCCAGGGAAGCTTTGGTTAACCTTTTCGCAAAGAACATAGCGATCTGTCTCGCCTGTACAATATGTCTTTTTCGGGTTTTTGACTGTAGGGTTTCCACATCCATTTGAAAATAGTCACTTACCACTTTTTGTATATACTCTATTGAAACCTCCCTTTTGGTATGTTTCACATAGTTTTCAACAATTTTCTTAGCCAGGTCTAATGTAATCTCTTTGCGATCATAAGAGGAATGCGCGATCAATGAAATAATGGCACCTTCCAGTTCCCGAATATTGGTCTTGATATTATTTGCAAGGAATTCTACGATTTCTTCGGGCATTTCTACCCCATCCTGATACAACTTGTTTTTAATGATACTTACACGTGTTTCAAAACCAGGCGATTGCAACTCTGCTGATAATCCCCATTTAAAGCGGGAAAGCAGGCGTTGCTCAATGTCCTGCATATCAACGGGTGCTTTATCACTGGTGAGCACGACCTGTTTGCCATTTTGATGCAGATGGTTGAAAATGTGAAAGAAAACATCTTGTGTGCCAGCCTTACCTGAAAGCAACTGAATATCGTCAACGATAAGCACATCAATGATTTGATAGAAGTGTATAAAATCGTTACGATTGTTCTTCTTGACGCTCTCTATATACTGCTGTGTAAATTTTTCGGCGGAAATATAAAGGACGGTCTTATCTGGATATTTATCTTTTATCTGAACGCCTATGGCGTGTGCCAGGTGGGTTTTGCCCAGTCCTACACCACCAAAAATGAGTAGTGGATTAAAAGAAGTGCCTCCCGGTTTGTTTGCGACTGCAATACCTGCGGAACGTGCCAATCTATTGGAATCCCCTTCAAGGAAATTATCAAAGTTATAGTTGGGGTTCAATTGAGATTCAATCTCCAGATTACGTATCCCTGGTATTACAAAAGGATTTCTTAACTCGGGGTTTTTATTTTTAGACGGGGCGTCAACATCCTGGGATTTATAGGAGTTGGATCTGTTAGAGCTGGGTATTTTTTCCGTAAAGGGCTGCTTATTGCCATAAGTGTTTTCCATCCTTATGACATAGACCAGTTTAGCGGTTTCCCCAAGTTCCTTTGTGAGTGAAACTTTAAGGAGTTTTACATAATGTTCTTCCAGCCATTCATAAAAGAATTTGCTGGGAACTTGTATACTAAGGGCATTGTCTGTTAGCTTTACGGCCTTGATAGGCTCAAACCAGGTTTTGTAAGCCTGCTTCGTGATATTGTCCTGTATAAACAAAAGACAATTATCCCAAACTGATTGCGCAGTCATACTCATGGTGGTGGTTAAGTTTAAAGTTTTGTTATGTAAATAGAAGATTAAAAAACAGCAAGATTAGGGACCTTTTTCCATTCTTTAATACAGGGCAAATATGTGAACAAAATATGTAAATAAAAAAATTAATAAGGTTGTATTTCCTGTATTTTTTTCGCATACTCCATTGTTTTAAATCTATTCATTTTAATTGTTAATAAACTTATGTTTACATACAGATCAACGCTACGGGTGCGTTACGCAGAAACTGACCAAATGGGCGTCGTACATCATGGTAATTATGCTTCTTATCTAGAATTAGCTCGCATTGAATGGCTTGAGAATCTGGGATTTTCCTACAAAAAATTGGAAGCCGATGGTGTAATGTTGCCTGTTTACGATTTGAAGTTTTCCTTTAAAAGTCCGGCGTATTTTGATGATACTTTGACGGTTGAAACTACACTTGCGACACTGCCCAGTGCGAGTATAATTTTTGACTATAACATCTATAATGAAGACCAGAAATTGATCACCACGGCGCAGAGTACATTAGTATTTGTTGACATGAAAACAAGGCGTCCCATACGCTGTCCAGAGAACATCCTTGATCGACTTAAACAGGAGGGAAGTTAATTATCTAAAACTTCTACGGCCATACCATGAATTGCTTCAAAGCGCGCTTTAATTTTAGCAAGTTTCAGTTCTCTTACAGCAAGGTCAATTGTGCAATTTAAATGCATTTGCTGATCTGTAATTTTAAGGTTTTGCTCTTTGATGATGCGCATCGCGACATTCATGAGCGCGTATTCAAACTGAAGCCTTAGTGTTATTTTAATAGTTCGGGTTACAATATTTCCGCTTTCCAGCGTGAGCTGGGCACACGTTTTATAGGCGGTAATTAGTCCGCCCACGCCCAGATTTGTGCCACCGTAGTAGCGTACAACGGCCACAAGGACGTTAGTAATACCAGCGCTTTGTAACTGACCATAAATAGGCATCCCGGCAGAATTATTGGGTTCTCCATCATCATTCGCTCTATAGTGTTCATAACGTTTGCCCAGTTGCCAGGCATAACAGATGTGAGAAGCTTTGGGATGTTGTTTCCAGAGTTGTTCTAGGCGCTCTTTAGATTCTTCTTCAGTAGTTATGGGATAACCATAACCTAGAAATTTGCTGCCACGGTCTTTGACCAGACTTTCAGGACTGGGGGCAGCGAGTGTTTTAAACGTATCCTTTTGCAAAATATAAGTTTTGAATAGCTGGCACTAAATTTCAAATATAGGAAAGAAAGGTTTTGGAGTATGCAATCTTACATGCTGATTGCCTATGAAAACCTTTTACTTTTTAAATAAATACATAAAATAGAGCAATATTTAATAAAAATTGCCCTAAAATCGGCTTGTAGAGGCGGTTTTTAGGGCAATTTAGCATGTTTAGGAAACTACAGAAGTGAAAAAAAATTATTCCAATCAATCCCTTATTAGTGGGTATTTTTTAAATATTTCGTTCACAAGGTTTGCGATAGCATCCGCTTGATTTTCATCGTACAGACTCTCTGAGCTTGTTCCTTTCCATACGGTTTTCTTTGTTTTGCGATTGATTATATCAACGACAACTGTACCATTTTTATACGAATAGCTATCTGTATTATAACCTTGTATCCCACCGTAATTTGCATAATCAGCATAGTAATAATCACCATAATACGTACTAACTGCAGTAGCCCCCGTCGTATAGGGATAGCTCGCATAGGATGTAGCGGGTACGGTCTCACTGTCATAGTTGACTTTTGTACTTACTAAAACCAGTAGGTCAGGATTATTTCTATTGATGGAGTAGCCTGCGTCCTGTAGGTTTGAATTAATGGTTTTTATCACCAGTTCATTGACGTCCTCATCATTTTCATTGACCTTAGGCACTTCTATACTGGTATTGGGCAGATATGCGAAAGTGTTGAACCTGCTCAAATTCACATCCTCTTGTTGCGAAGTACGCACCGTAGGGCCACAGGCTGTACATATCATAAGTAAAAAAAGTGCCGCGGTACAGTGTATTGCTTTCATAAATGTTGATTTTGTTAAAAATTATTCAATTATACTGTATAAAACGGTACCTGTAATCCTGTTTAGCTAGAGTTTAACGGTAGGTAACAGCGCCTTTTGCAAGGCGTTTCAAGCCTAAATACCGAGTTGTACTTATTTTGAGAGACTTACCAGTATAATGCCCACGATAGCGAGCAAAAGGCCGAACCAATTTTTCCGGGACATTTGCTCTTTGAACAAAAGAAGGGCGATCAACGTTGATAAAACCACAATTCCCACATTGTTGATAAGAAATACGGTGGAGCTTTCCCAGCCGTTCCGTAACGCGCGTACCAGGAAAAAGATCGAAAAATAGTTGGGCAACCCAAGTGCTATTCCCGCCAGTATATTTTTAAAATCGAATTTTGAAGGTTGCTTTCTAAAACGGAAAATCAATAATACCAATCCTACGACGAAGGCAAAAGCAAATATTACTGCCGAAAATAGGGGAACATCCTTTTGCGCTATGTAAGTCTCTTCAAGAAACTTGATACTCGTATCTATAATCCCGCTTCCCATAAAAACCAGTATGGGCAATATCAGGTTCTTCCTGTCAAGACCCAAACCCAAATCAGTTTTAAGGGATACCAGATAAACTGCCAGCAAAGCGAGAACAATGCCAAGAAGTTTTATGGCGTCAAGTGAATCCTTAAAATAAACAATTCCGAAAGCGACTGGAATGACAACGCTCATCTTGGTAGCCACAGATACTACCGCGATGCCGTTACGCTGGGTCGTGAGCGCCATGAGATAGAATATGGCAATAAAGAGAAACCCAAGTAAAAGTGCACCAGGAAACCAATTTTGGTTCACAATCTCCAAATAACTAAAAGAGTGTTGGTAAAAAAATAGCCCCGCAAAACAGGCCACCATGTAGTTGACCACAATGGCCTGTAAACGGTCTATATTAAACCTGGGAAACAGTTTAAATACGATAAAAATAATGGTGGAAGAAAGGATGCTATACAGCAGGTACATTAAAAGAGTTCCTTTTTGAGTTTAAACAGTTGGGTGATATCCTCTTTTCCTGGTTTGATATTCCATGTTTTTAAGCCTATTTTTTCTGCTGCGCGTGTGTTTTCCGGTATATCATCAATAAATAGTGTTTCGTTAGGTTTTAAGTTATTCTCCCGTATGACATATTCAAAGATTTCAGGATTTGGTTTGCGCAATTTCAGATCCTGGGAAAGGTAAAATTTTTCAAAGGCACTTTTAAACTGTATAAAGCGGGATTCATCCATATTTTTCATGACCCTTTCCATATGAAGATCATTGGTATTGCTCAGCAGAAAAAGCCGATATTTTCTGGATTGGGCCAATTCTTTGATCCAGTCCAGCCGTTTTTGAGGAAAGTACTGTATAATGCTGTTCCACGCTGTGGCAAAGGAGATGGGATTGAGCCTAGGGAAGCGCGCAATATAATGGTCTACAAAGGCGGAAGTACTCAACTGGCCACGTTCATAATCCAGGTTCCACTGGCGCATTTCGGGATCCATTTCATGAATGTCAAAACGGGAAAAGAATTCTTTAGGTGCATTTTTATCAAGATCTATAAAAACATCTCCAAAATCAAAAATAATATTCTTAATCATATGCAATTGGGTGCTAATTATTAAAGCCGCCGCTGGGTTGCGATCGTTCGCAATTTAAGTGATACGGTATATTTGCTGAAATCCATACGATGTTATATATCGGTTAAATCTTTATTTCAACGATGTTATTTTTTCGAATCCTTAATTATTGCGGTAATTTCTAGAGATTTAATAAAATCATAGGTCCTTGGGAATAATAAGTACTGAACAAAACCCCTTCGTGGATGCTTTTATTAGACGTAGGTACCATTTATCTCGGTTGCATAAAACAATCTTAAAAATTAAATAGTGTACTTCTATATTCCGAAATTTAAACTTTGAAATGACCGGTGAATAAAAAGCAAGATCCACCAGTTCAAAAGCTATGTAACAACCTAAATTTTTAGAATATGAGTACAAAAAGAATATCTGATGCTATGGAAAAAGCACTCAACGACCAGATGACCCGTGAAGCGTTTCAGGCGCAGGTTTATCTTTCCTACGCTTCCTGGGCAGAGGTGAACAGTTTCTCTGGTATAGCAAATTTTCTATACAAGCATATGAATGAAGAACGTGAACACATGTTCAAGATTTTAAAGTATATCAATGACAGGGGAGGGGAAACAAAAATTGAGGCCATAGGCGCTCCTCCAGAAAATCCAAGTGACATCAAAGATTGTCTTGAGAAAATCCTACAGCACGAGGTCGATAATTCTGCTGAGATCGATAAATTAGTGAATCAGGCTCATGAAGAAAAGGACTGGGCAACGTTCAGTTTTACGCAATGGTTTGTGAAGGAACAAATAGAAGAAGAAAGCCTTATTAATGGTTTACTGGACAAATATACCCTTGCTTCTGAGCAGAAAGAAGGTAATGCCAATTATTATGAACTGGATAAAGATCTCAATAAGGCCCCACAATCTGCTGAAATACCAAGGGAAGAAAAGCTGTAACTGTTTGTTATTGAACGAGAAGCATGGGAATTTGTAATTCAATCCACATATTTCACTTCTCAATTTAATCAAATAATTAGAATACCAAACGAACATGAAAAAGGGCTTTTAAAGCCCTTTTTTTTATTGTTACTATTTATTAAAATTATAATTTCTTACGCCCCATAATCAGGGTTATAAGGAAGAGTACTAGAAATATAAAAAATAGCACTTTAGCAATACCGGCAGCGCTTTCAGAAACTCCGCCAAAACCAAAAATAGCTGCTACTATGGCAACAACAACAAAAATAATAGTCCATCGTAACATGATTCGTGTTTTGATTAGTACTTTAAATGTATTCATTTCTAATAAAATTTGACGTAGATTTTACCTGGATATTCATTATTTTATCATTTATTTTGGAAATGTTTTAAATATCTCATAAAATTTTCTAATCTTTTAAAGAACTTTCTAAGAAATATTTATTCAATGTTTAATATTCTTTACTCGATAAAGTGAAATATAAGTATTCTTAAACAAAATTATTATATGGAAAATCTCTCCTATATATTATAATTAATTCAAAAATTCACTATTTAGGGTTAAAAACCTTCTAATTTCAATCAAAAATGGTTGGTTTTATTGATAATTAGGTGTTTATAGTGGTATTTTGATTCTTTTTTGAACGTTCATTTCATTTTTCAAAGTTATAGTTAAACAATCTGGGGTTTATGACTAACATTGCCCAAGCCCAATTGTTAACATTTTCTGTAGTCGTTCCTCCTTTTATAAGACCCATGCTTTCAGATGCGAACATGTGGGAATACCCTACTTGTAAATTGACATCTTTGAAAAGGGGCTGGGTGTAGACCAAATCAATTTCGGTACCTAAATAGGAATTCGCATCTGCAGCTAATTTGCCATTTGCTGCAAAGTAATGCGCAGCAAGTAGTAGGTTAGAATTTTCACCGGTCTTTAGAAGTGCACTGGTATAAAAATCGTTAAGTCCCACACTATTTAGATGGTTTCCTACATAAAAATAATCCATAAACCCATTAAACTTATGATTGGTTCCGTATAAAGGAAAGAAAGACCAGCGTGCCGAACTTCCTTGATCAGAACCGCTTAGTAGTTCAGCACCTACTTTAAAAAGGATTTTTCCCGTGGAATAATTAATTTCTAAAGTTGCTTGATAAGCAGATAAATTTTCGGCTATGGGATAAGCGTCGCCCAACTGATAATATGCGCTCCCCGTTATAGACAAAGGACCTACCGGAAAAGTAAAATACGATCCCAGTGTTTGCATATAATACATGCCATCCGCTAAGGTGTTTTCCGGAAAATCTTCGAAATTTTGATAGCCTGTATTTAAGGCTAATAAACTTAGGGATGCTTTTGCCCAGGACTTTTTAAAATAGGCATATTGCATTGTTTTATAAGTAAAAAAACCCGGAATAGTGTACGTATTGCCCAATGTAGGCTCTCCTTGTTGACTATAGGCAACCCCTAAATCCATTTTAAAACTTTGTTTGTTATATTTAAGTAACGCAGCATCGTGAAAACGTCCCTGCATCGCCCAATCCAATCCACCAAAAATGCGCTGATCATCGTAAGCAATAACCTGTCGGCCCAATTTAACGGACCAGTCCTGAGTTATGGTTAGCGCCTCCCAGGCCTGAAACAACATGAAGGAGTCATTGCCGTCTATACTTAAAATCTGCCGGGTATCGCCCCAGGTACTCACATCTTGTAATGCTATGAAAACCTGCAATTTTTCCGCGGAATAGTTAAAATTCAATCGGGCACGTTGCCTTACAAATGCAGCAGGTTCTGTATTATCTGGAAAAAGAGTACTAAAACCATGACGGTATTCAAAGCGCTGCCTCAAATCTGCATCTATTTCAAATACCTGAGCATTTAAAAAGGTAACTGTCAACAATGTAAAATAAAAAAGAATAGTTTTTTTCATGTTTTAATTGGATTTTATTCCGAACAAATATATCTAGAAATTGTATTATTAAGTATAAATACTTAATATATTTGAATATTTTTATAATTATGGGGAATAACTTAGCATCTAACTTCTATATATTACGTATTTTGGACTTTTAATACGTACTAATTTGTTTTCGTGTACTTAATTTAAATGTTTCTCATGACTCACATACAATCAAAAATTATGCTTATTGGAGCAGGACCCGGTGATCCTGAATTATTAACGCTTAAAGCAGTACAAGCGCTTAAGGAAGCAGCGGTTGTTTTATATGACGCCTTAGTAAATCCTGAAATTTTAGAACATGCCCCATCACAAGCCGAATTAATCTACGTAGGTAAGAGAAAAGGTTGTTATGCTTTTCAGCAGGATCAAATTAATGAACTACTTGTCGCGCGCGCCAAAAGTAAAGGTTTGGTTGTGCGGTTAAAAGGGGGTGATCCCTTTATATTTGGTCGGGGATCTGAAGAAATGGAATATGCTCAAAAGCATGGAATCCCTACAGAATTAATTCCTGGGATCTCGTCTTGCCTGGCAGTGCCGGCCCTGCAAAATATTCCGCTTACTAAGCGCGGTGTTTCTGAAAGCTTTTGGGTAATAACGGGTACAACTAAAGATCATGAACTATCCCAGGATGTTCATCTGGCCGCAAAGAGCAATGCTACGGTCGTCATACTTATGGGTACTGCTAAACTTGCAGAAATCGTTGCCATTTTTAAAGGGCAGGGCAAAGAAGAGCTACCCGTTGCCATTATTCAAAATGGGACAATGCATAAGGAGAAAATTGGCGTGGGTACTGTGAATACCATTCAGCAGATCTATACGGAAAAAGGTTTGGGAAACCCCGCCATTATTGTTTTAGGAGCAGTTGTGAATAACCGAAGGGAGATGCATATGCTTATAAAGCATACGGCTGTAGCTGATGGCTAGAAATCCCTCAGTCGTTATTATCTCGATTCCATTTGCTTCTCTACCAGAACATTTTTTTCATATTCCTCTTTAGGTGCATCGCAGAGGGAACAATTGTAATTTTCCGGCAGTTCAGAAAACAGGGTGCCTACGGGTATATCTTGGGTACTGTCCCCGTATTTTGGATCATAAATAGTACCACATAATGTACATTGATGTACCGTAATTTCCTGTGCATTTGACACTGTTTTTTTTGGAGGTTGCAGAACTGGAGCCATACCCAGATTCTCAAAATAGAGTCGGCTTAACTCCATCAACAACTGCGGTAATTTTACTTTAACAATATCCTGTACATAGAAAATGTAATCCCTTGTGTTGGGATCAAAATCCCGCGCGTAGAGAATGTTATAAGTAGGCGGAATATTTAAATTTAAAGCAAAATTTGTGGGCAGGTTACGTTCAATGACAATAGAGGTAAAGTAAGAAACCCGCTGGGCGACATCTGTAATCCCAAAGGTGAGTCCGTAGGTGCTTATATCGCTATTA
This portion of the Flavimarina sp. Hel_I_48 genome encodes:
- a CDS encoding PQQ-dependent sugar dehydrogenase, producing MKKLLHSFFLFLFCAILYSQDVGIVPFATGFNRPLNIQNAGDDRLFVVEQGGLIKIIQSDGSVNASPFLDISDRISMGGERGLLGLVFHPNYAENGLFYVNYTDLDGNTQISRFSVNTSDVSAANAGSELEMLNLTQPFSNHNGGCLSFGPDGFLYIGLGDGGDSGDPGNRSQDTSSLYGSILRIDVNGTLPYAIPDGNPFAGDDTKRSEIWGYGLRNPWKFSFDSTTGDLWIADVGQNAFEEINKVPFSLSGANYGWRCYEGNTIFNANGNCPDDSDLTFSVAVYPHENNRASITGGYVYRGDRFPDLKGTYIFADFVSNELGTLDVNGYSDAIAYFGPFPNTGFSSFGINNSNELYVAGLISGIIYAVVDQNALGLNQKQLQNIALYPNPANGVLNVSLGENEGNVNLAIFDILGKKVLEKSITSAKSRVNISNLKKGIYFATIESAELRSYTQKLIVK
- a CDS encoding low molecular weight protein-tyrosine-phosphatase; this translates as MKTKILMVCLGNICRSPLAEGLLKSKLDTENFIVDSAGTGHWHVGNPPDPRSVKVAKAHNLDISAQRGMQFKPSLFEQYDHIFVMDQSNYTNVIRMADNQEQRDKVKLILDELFPAEQVDVPDPYTGGEQGFENVYQMLDEATTKIANRL
- the dnaA gene encoding chromosomal replication initiator protein DnaA, which produces MSMTAQSVWDNCLLFIQDNITKQAYKTWFEPIKAVKLTDNALSIQVPSKFFYEWLEEHYVKLLKVSLTKELGETAKLVYVIRMENTYGNKQPFTEKIPSSNRSNSYKSQDVDAPSKNKNPELRNPFVIPGIRNLEIESQLNPNYNFDNFLEGDSNRLARSAGIAVANKPGGTSFNPLLIFGGVGLGKTHLAHAIGVQIKDKYPDKTVLYISAEKFTQQYIESVKKNNRNDFIHFYQIIDVLIVDDIQLLSGKAGTQDVFFHIFNHLHQNGKQVVLTSDKAPVDMQDIEQRLLSRFKWGLSAELQSPGFETRVSIIKNKLYQDGVEMPEEIVEFLANNIKTNIRELEGAIISLIAHSSYDRKEITLDLAKKIVENYVKHTKREVSIEYIQKVVSDYFQMDVETLQSKTRKRHIVQARQIAMFFAKRLTKASLASIGSQIGQRDHATVLHACKTVDNLSTTDKQFKKYVEDLNKKLTS
- a CDS encoding acyl-CoA thioesterase: MFTYRSTLRVRYAETDQMGVVHHGNYASYLELARIEWLENLGFSYKKLEADGVMLPVYDLKFSFKSPAYFDDTLTVETTLATLPSASIIFDYNIYNEDQKLITTAQSTLVFVDMKTRRPIRCPENILDRLKQEGS
- a CDS encoding IMPACT family protein, which produces MQKDTFKTLAAPSPESLVKDRGSKFLGYGYPITTEEESKERLEQLWKQHPKASHICYAWQLGKRYEHYRANDDGEPNNSAGMPIYGQLQSAGITNVLVAVVRYYGGTNLGVGGLITAYKTCAQLTLESGNIVTRTIKITLRLQFEYALMNVAMRIIKEQNLKITDQQMHLNCTIDLAVRELKLAKIKARFEAIHGMAVEVLDN
- a CDS encoding DUF4136 domain-containing protein, with amino-acid sequence MKAIHCTAALFLLMICTACGPTVRTSQQEDVNLSRFNTFAYLPNTSIEVPKVNENDEDVNELVIKTINSNLQDAGYSINRNNPDLLVLVSTKVNYDSETVPATSYASYPYTTGATAVSTYYGDYYYADYANYGGIQGYNTDSYSYKNGTVVVDIINRKTKKTVWKGTSSESLYDENQADAIANLVNEIFKKYPLIRD
- a CDS encoding EamA family transporter, which translates into the protein MYLLYSILSSTIIFIVFKLFPRFNIDRLQAIVVNYMVACFAGLFFYQHSFSYLEIVNQNWFPGALLLGFLFIAIFYLMALTTQRNGIAVVSVATKMSVVIPVAFGIVYFKDSLDAIKLLGIVLALLAVYLVSLKTDLGLGLDRKNLILPILVFMGSGIIDTSIKFLEETYIAQKDVPLFSAVIFAFAFVVGLVLLIFRFRKQPSKFDFKNILAGIALGLPNYFSIFFLVRALRNGWESSTVFLINNVGIVVLSTLIALLLFKEQMSRKNWFGLLLAIVGIILVSLSK
- a CDS encoding HAD family hydrolase, with protein sequence MIKNIIFDFGDVFIDLDKNAPKEFFSRFDIHEMDPEMRQWNLDYERGQLSTSAFVDHYIARFPRLNPISFATAWNSIIQYFPQKRLDWIKELAQSRKYRLFLLSNTNDLHMERVMKNMDESRFIQFKSAFEKFYLSQDLKLRKPNPEIFEYVIRENNLKPNETLFIDDIPENTRAAEKIGLKTWNIKPGKEDITQLFKLKKELF
- a CDS encoding ferritin; translated protein: MSTKRISDAMEKALNDQMTREAFQAQVYLSYASWAEVNSFSGIANFLYKHMNEEREHMFKILKYINDRGGETKIEAIGAPPENPSDIKDCLEKILQHEVDNSAEIDKLVNQAHEEKDWATFSFTQWFVKEQIEEESLINGLLDKYTLASEQKEGNANYYELDKDLNKAPQSAEIPREEKL
- a CDS encoding DUF1328 domain-containing protein — translated: MLRWTIIFVVVAIVAAIFGFGGVSESAAGIAKVLFFIFLVLFLITLIMGRKKL
- a CDS encoding alginate export family protein, producing MKKTILFYFTLLTVTFLNAQVFEIDADLRQRFEYRHGFSTLFPDNTEPAAFVRQRARLNFNYSAEKLQVFIALQDVSTWGDTRQILSIDGNDSFMLFQAWEALTITQDWSVKLGRQVIAYDDQRIFGGLDWAMQGRFHDAALLKYNKQSFKMDLGVAYSQQGEPTLGNTYTIPGFFTYKTMQYAYFKKSWAKASLSLLALNTGYQNFEDFPENTLADGMYYMQTLGSYFTFPVGPLSITGSAYYQLGDAYPIAENLSAYQATLEINYSTGKILFKVGAELLSGSDQGSSARWSFFPLYGTNHKFNGFMDYFYVGNHLNSVGLNDFYTSALLKTGENSNLLLAAHYFAANGKLAADANSYLGTEIDLVYTQPLFKDVNLQVGYSHMFASESMGLIKGGTTTENVNNWAWAMLVINPRLFNYNFEK
- the cobA gene encoding uroporphyrinogen-III C-methyltransferase, with amino-acid sequence MTHIQSKIMLIGAGPGDPELLTLKAVQALKEAAVVLYDALVNPEILEHAPSQAELIYVGKRKGCYAFQQDQINELLVARAKSKGLVVRLKGGDPFIFGRGSEEMEYAQKHGIPTELIPGISSCLAVPALQNIPLTKRGVSESFWVITGTTKDHELSQDVHLAAKSNATVVILMGTAKLAEIVAIFKGQGKEELPVAIIQNGTMHKEKIGVGTVNTIQQIYTEKGLGNPAIIVLGAVVNNRREMHMLIKHTAVADG